Proteins from one Corallococcus exiguus genomic window:
- the glmU gene encoding bifunctional UDP-N-acetylglucosamine diphosphorylase/glucosamine-1-phosphate N-acetyltransferase GlmU, which yields MTALAAVVLCAGKGTRMKSEKAKVLHPILGRPLCAYPLKRALELGATHVVSVVGHQAAEVEKSIRSHFPDAPLRFALQKEQRGTADAVKAAQDALKGHDGRVLILYGDVPLLRKETLQSLLAAHDAAGGVLALVSTTLEDPTGYGRVIRESGKVARIVEHKDCTPEQRAVKECNAGIYSVDAAFLWKALAEIKPVNAQGEYYLTDLVEMAAKLGPVGAVDADATETAGVNDKVELAARARVLQQRINEAHMRAGVSIQDPATAYIEEGITIGTDTEIGPSVSLMAGTVIGKNVTIGQGSVLTASHVADGTHIKPYSVLEEARVGERCIIGPFSRLRPATELAEEVHLGNFVETKKARIGKGSKANHLTYLGDANIGAGCNIGAGTITCNYDGVNKHLTELGDGVFIGSDSQLVAPVKVGDGGYVGAGSTVTKNVPPGSLAVSRAPQVVKEGWVAAKKARQVKVKAG from the coding sequence ATGACAGCTCTGGCGGCGGTTGTGCTGTGCGCGGGCAAGGGCACGCGGATGAAGTCGGAGAAGGCCAAGGTCCTTCACCCCATCCTCGGCCGGCCCCTCTGCGCCTATCCCTTGAAGCGGGCCCTGGAACTGGGCGCGACGCACGTGGTGTCGGTGGTGGGCCACCAGGCAGCGGAGGTGGAGAAGTCCATCCGCTCCCACTTCCCGGATGCGCCCCTGCGCTTCGCGCTCCAGAAGGAGCAGAGGGGCACCGCGGACGCGGTGAAGGCGGCCCAGGACGCGCTGAAGGGCCATGACGGCCGCGTGCTCATCCTCTACGGAGACGTGCCGCTTCTCCGTAAGGAGACGCTCCAGTCGCTGCTCGCCGCGCATGACGCCGCGGGCGGAGTGCTGGCGCTGGTGTCCACCACGCTGGAAGACCCCACCGGCTACGGCCGCGTCATCCGCGAGTCCGGCAAGGTGGCGCGCATCGTGGAGCACAAGGACTGCACCCCGGAGCAGCGCGCGGTGAAGGAGTGCAACGCGGGCATCTACTCCGTGGACGCGGCCTTCCTCTGGAAGGCGCTGGCCGAAATCAAACCCGTCAACGCGCAGGGCGAGTACTACCTCACCGACCTGGTGGAGATGGCCGCGAAGCTGGGCCCCGTGGGCGCGGTGGACGCGGACGCCACGGAGACCGCGGGCGTGAACGACAAGGTGGAGCTGGCGGCGCGCGCCCGCGTCCTCCAGCAGCGCATCAACGAAGCCCACATGCGCGCGGGCGTGTCCATCCAGGACCCCGCCACCGCGTACATCGAAGAGGGCATCACCATCGGCACCGATACGGAGATTGGCCCCAGCGTTTCGCTGATGGCCGGCACCGTCATCGGGAAGAACGTCACCATCGGCCAGGGCAGCGTGCTCACGGCTTCCCACGTGGCGGATGGCACCCACATCAAGCCCTACTCCGTGCTGGAGGAGGCGCGTGTGGGCGAGCGTTGCATCATCGGCCCGTTCTCCCGGCTGCGCCCCGCCACGGAGCTGGCAGAGGAAGTGCATCTGGGGAACTTCGTGGAGACGAAGAAGGCCCGCATCGGCAAGGGCAGCAAGGCCAACCACCTGACTTACCTGGGCGACGCGAACATTGGCGCGGGCTGCAACATCGGCGCGGGCACCATCACCTGTAACTATGACGGGGTGAACAAGCACCTGACCGAGCTGGGCGATGGCGTCTTCATCGGCTCGGACAGTCAACTGGTGGCGCCGGTGAAGGTGGGGGACGGCGGGTATGTCGGCGCGGGCTCCACGGTGACGAAAAATGTGCCTCCTGGGAGCCTCGCTGTGTCCCGCGCGCCACAGGTCGTGAAGGAGGGGTGGGTGGCTGCCAAGAAGGCCCGGCAGGTGAAGGTGAAGGCTGGTTAG
- the ggt gene encoding gamma-glutamyltransferase, which translates to MGAAGRKSFRALGLAVLLVAAQAGAARPYRGGAVATAYPPASEAALQMLDKGGNAVDAAVAAAFVAAVVGPYHSGVGGGGFALVHDAKSGGTQVLDFREVAPKGASRDMYLKDGALVPGLSTDGALSVAVPGAVAGYLELLSKHGKLKPAVVLAPAIRLAKLGFWVTPKYQQMATGRAECLRQDPEAARIFLTPNAQGTPDVPPVGHLIKQPDLARTLERVAKGGAKAFYAGPVAQAMVKTVQDAGGLLTQEDLTNYRTRAATPLETTYRGHRILTMPPPSAGGLAVVQVLGMLQQLRPQGVPYRDPESLHLYVEAVRRAYVDRAKYLGDPAFVQVPLERLTSPGHIADLAGGIDPKKATSSASLLAPVTGGPASTLRKDAGPLTPEPEKKNTTHISVIDKDGNAVAMTTTVNYSFGSCLVAKGTGVLLNDEMDDFAAQPGVPNAYGLVTGEPNAIQAGKVPLSSMSPTLVFSKEDPKRVMLAVGSPGGSTIPTTVIQAISNVVDQGMDVARAVGAGRLHHQYLPDELWVDKWGLEPATLSALEAKGHKIRRVDAWGDAEAVYSDPRTHLRYSSSDPRNEGAATGQD; encoded by the coding sequence ATGGGCGCCGCGGGACGGAAGTCGTTCCGTGCGCTGGGACTCGCAGTGTTGCTGGTGGCGGCGCAGGCGGGTGCGGCACGTCCCTACCGGGGAGGTGCGGTGGCCACGGCGTATCCGCCCGCGAGCGAAGCCGCGCTCCAGATGCTGGACAAGGGCGGCAACGCGGTGGACGCGGCGGTGGCGGCGGCGTTCGTGGCGGCGGTGGTGGGCCCCTACCACTCCGGCGTGGGCGGCGGCGGGTTCGCGCTGGTGCACGACGCGAAGTCGGGTGGCACACAGGTGCTGGACTTCCGGGAGGTGGCTCCCAAGGGCGCCTCGCGCGACATGTACCTGAAGGACGGCGCGCTGGTGCCGGGCCTGTCCACGGACGGCGCGCTGAGCGTGGCGGTGCCGGGCGCGGTGGCGGGCTACCTGGAGCTGTTGTCCAAGCACGGCAAGCTCAAGCCCGCGGTGGTGCTGGCCCCGGCCATCCGGCTGGCGAAGCTGGGCTTCTGGGTGACACCCAAGTACCAGCAGATGGCCACCGGCCGCGCGGAGTGTCTGCGCCAGGACCCGGAGGCCGCGCGCATCTTCCTGACGCCCAACGCGCAGGGCACGCCGGACGTGCCTCCGGTGGGGCACCTCATCAAACAGCCGGACCTGGCGCGCACGCTGGAGCGGGTGGCCAAGGGCGGCGCGAAGGCCTTCTACGCGGGCCCGGTGGCACAGGCGATGGTGAAGACGGTGCAGGACGCGGGAGGGTTGCTCACGCAGGAGGACCTGACGAACTACCGCACGCGCGCGGCCACGCCGCTGGAGACCACCTACCGTGGGCACCGCATCCTCACCATGCCGCCGCCCAGCGCGGGCGGGCTGGCGGTGGTGCAGGTGCTGGGCATGCTCCAGCAGCTGCGGCCGCAGGGCGTGCCGTACCGCGACCCGGAGTCGCTGCACCTCTACGTGGAGGCCGTGCGGCGCGCGTACGTGGACCGCGCGAAGTACCTGGGCGACCCGGCCTTCGTGCAGGTGCCGCTGGAGCGGCTGACGTCGCCCGGCCACATCGCGGACCTGGCGGGCGGCATCGACCCGAAGAAGGCCACGTCCAGCGCGTCACTGCTGGCGCCGGTGACGGGCGGGCCCGCCTCCACGCTGCGCAAGGACGCGGGGCCGCTCACGCCGGAGCCGGAGAAGAAGAACACCACGCACATCTCCGTCATCGACAAGGACGGCAACGCGGTGGCGATGACGACCACGGTCAACTACAGCTTCGGCTCGTGCCTGGTGGCCAAGGGCACCGGCGTGCTCCTCAATGACGAGATGGACGACTTCGCCGCGCAGCCGGGTGTGCCCAACGCGTACGGGCTCGTCACCGGTGAGCCCAACGCCATCCAGGCCGGCAAGGTGCCCCTGTCCTCCATGTCGCCCACGCTGGTGTTCTCCAAGGAGGATCCGAAGCGGGTGATGCTGGCGGTGGGCAGCCCCGGCGGCTCCACCATCCCCACCACCGTCATCCAAGCCATCAGCAACGTGGTGGACCAGGGCATGGACGTGGCGCGCGCGGTGGGCGCGGGCCGCCTGCACCACCAGTACCTCCCGGACGAGCTGTGGGTGGACAAATGGGGCCTGGAGCCGGCGACGCTGTCCGCCCTGGAGGCGAAGGGCCACAAGATTCGCCGGGTGGACGCCTGGGGCGACGCGGAGGCCGTCTACAGCGACCCGCGCACCCACCTGCGCTATTCCTCCAGTGACCCGCGCAACGAGGGTGCCGCGACGGGTCAGGACTGA
- the recA gene encoding recombinase RecA, whose amino-acid sequence MAVNQEKEKAIELALAAVERQFGKGSIMRLGNDEPMMKDVQAISTGSTSLDIALGVGGVPRGRIIEIFGPESSGKTTLCLHIVAEAQKKGGVCGYIDAEHAMDVGYARKLGVRTDDLLLSQPDTGEQGLEIAEMLVRSGAIDVLVVDSVAALVPKAELEGEMGDAHMGVQARLMSQALRKLTGTISKSQTCVIFINQIRMKIGVMFGNPETTTGGNALKFYASQRMDIRRVGAIKNGENVVGSRTRVKVVKNKVAPPFKEVEFDIMYGAGISKEGDLIDLASNDNIIEKSGSWFSFKGERIGQGRENAKEYLREHPDTYKEVEALVLEKYGIGKPAGATPAADAPSEPPEGEKRPRVKAVK is encoded by the coding sequence ATGGCCGTGAATCAGGAGAAGGAAAAGGCGATCGAGCTGGCGCTGGCGGCGGTGGAGCGTCAGTTCGGCAAGGGTTCCATCATGCGGCTCGGCAACGACGAGCCCATGATGAAGGACGTCCAGGCCATTTCGACGGGGTCCACTTCGCTCGACATCGCCCTGGGCGTGGGCGGCGTGCCGCGCGGGCGCATCATCGAGATTTTCGGGCCGGAGTCCTCCGGCAAGACGACGCTGTGCCTCCACATCGTCGCGGAGGCGCAGAAGAAGGGCGGCGTGTGCGGCTACATCGACGCCGAGCACGCGATGGACGTGGGCTACGCGCGCAAGCTGGGTGTGCGCACCGACGACCTGCTCCTGTCCCAGCCGGACACCGGTGAGCAGGGCCTCGAAATCGCGGAGATGCTCGTGCGCTCCGGCGCCATCGACGTGCTGGTGGTGGACTCGGTGGCCGCGCTCGTGCCGAAGGCGGAACTGGAAGGCGAGATGGGCGACGCGCACATGGGCGTGCAGGCGCGCCTCATGAGCCAGGCGCTGCGCAAGCTCACGGGCACCATCTCCAAGAGCCAGACGTGCGTCATCTTCATCAACCAGATCCGCATGAAGATTGGCGTGATGTTCGGCAACCCGGAGACCACCACGGGCGGCAACGCGCTGAAGTTCTACGCGTCGCAGCGCATGGACATCCGCCGCGTGGGCGCCATCAAGAATGGCGAGAACGTGGTGGGCAGCCGCACCCGCGTGAAGGTCGTGAAGAACAAGGTGGCGCCTCCGTTCAAGGAGGTGGAGTTCGACATCATGTACGGCGCGGGCATCTCGAAGGAGGGCGACCTCATCGACCTGGCCTCCAACGACAACATCATCGAGAAGAGCGGCAGCTGGTTCTCCTTCAAGGGAGAGCGCATCGGCCAGGGCCGGGAGAACGCGAAGGAGTACCTGCGCGAGCACCCGGACACCTACAAGGAGGTCGAGGCCCTGGTGCTGGAGAAGTACGGCATCGGCAAGCCCGCGGGTGCGACGCCCGCCGCGGACGCCCCCAGCGAGCCGCCGGAAGGTGAGAAGCGCCCGCGCGTGAAGGCCGTGAAGTAA
- a CDS encoding RNA polymerase sigma factor, translating into MDWDPDTQAMLKVAAGDKQAFAWLFDRHHASVARFAFRFVGDAARAEELTQDIFVKLYRHARSYKPTAKFKTFLFRVATNHCLNEMRRGEYRVARLTAEAPAEEDVGAMRMPGPEGDRPDQALSGRELEAAVGLALKDLSDRERAAFTMCRFEGMAYRDIAEALEASEAAVKSLIHRATLAVARRIEALQAGTVPARSRA; encoded by the coding sequence ATGGATTGGGACCCGGACACGCAGGCGATGCTGAAGGTGGCGGCGGGCGACAAGCAGGCCTTCGCCTGGCTCTTCGACCGGCACCACGCGAGCGTGGCGCGCTTCGCGTTCCGCTTCGTGGGGGACGCGGCGCGGGCGGAGGAGCTCACGCAGGACATCTTCGTGAAGCTCTACCGCCACGCGCGCTCCTACAAGCCCACGGCGAAGTTCAAGACGTTCCTCTTCCGGGTGGCGACGAACCACTGCCTCAACGAGATGCGGCGCGGCGAGTACCGCGTGGCGCGCCTCACGGCGGAGGCCCCGGCGGAGGAAGACGTGGGGGCGATGCGGATGCCAGGGCCCGAAGGAGACAGGCCGGACCAGGCGCTGAGCGGCCGGGAGCTGGAGGCGGCGGTGGGCCTGGCCCTGAAGGATTTGAGCGACCGCGAGCGGGCCGCGTTCACCATGTGCCGCTTCGAGGGCATGGCGTACCGGGACATCGCCGAGGCGCTGGAGGCGAGCGAGGCCGCCGTGAAGAGCCTCATCCACCGGGCCACCCTGGCGGTGGCGCGCAGGATTGAAGCGTTGCAGGCGGGCACCGTGCCCGCGAGGAGTCGGGCATGA
- a CDS encoding anti-sigma factor family protein yields the protein MSCAFEEDLTAWVDGELPPPHRARVEAHLGTCAECQGTERLLRLTVARMAELPAFTPSPSARRELLARVDALPPTWRERFAHLLRPGVLVPSAGLAAAVVLTLLVAGRTRVESPSLEEWDPGALEVAANLELVEDYEVLGLNSSEDLEVVENLHELGVP from the coding sequence ATGAGCTGTGCGTTCGAAGAAGACCTGACGGCCTGGGTGGACGGGGAGTTGCCGCCCCCGCACCGCGCGCGCGTGGAGGCCCACCTGGGCACCTGCGCGGAGTGCCAGGGCACGGAGCGGCTCCTACGCCTCACGGTGGCGCGGATGGCGGAGCTGCCCGCCTTCACGCCCTCCCCCTCCGCCCGGCGCGAGCTGCTGGCGCGAGTGGACGCGCTGCCGCCCACCTGGCGCGAGCGGTTCGCGCACCTCTTGAGGCCCGGCGTGCTCGTGCCCTCCGCGGGCCTGGCCGCCGCGGTGGTGCTGACGCTGCTCGTGGCCGGACGCACGCGCGTGGAGTCGCCCTCGCTGGAGGAGTGGGACCCGGGCGCGCTGGAGGTGGCGGCGAACCTGGAGCTGGTCGAGGACTACGAAGTGCTGGGGCTCAACAGCTCCGAAGACCTGGAGGTCGTCGAGAACCTCCACGAACTGGGGGTGCCGTGA
- a CDS encoding DUF3106 domain-containing protein, whose amino-acid sequence MTAGVLAVALIIGVPALAANAPAPTAAERFEKLPPEQKEALRAKLREFKAMSPDEQARVRANLQRWRQLPPEERERLKTNLRDFQRLSPQERQAVREQVRELRGLTPERRGELRERVRAYLKEHPERREQMLENMRRWRQMSQEQRQEARERLRERRRNK is encoded by the coding sequence ATGACCGCCGGCGTGCTGGCCGTGGCGCTGATCATCGGCGTGCCCGCCCTCGCGGCCAACGCCCCCGCGCCCACCGCCGCGGAGCGCTTCGAGAAGCTCCCGCCGGAGCAGAAGGAAGCCCTGCGCGCGAAGCTGCGCGAGTTCAAGGCGATGTCCCCCGACGAGCAGGCTCGCGTGCGCGCGAACCTCCAGCGCTGGCGGCAGCTGCCCCCGGAGGAGCGCGAGCGGCTGAAGACCAACCTGCGCGACTTCCAGCGCCTGTCGCCCCAGGAGCGGCAGGCGGTGCGTGAGCAGGTGCGCGAGCTGCGCGGCCTCACCCCGGAGCGCCGCGGGGAGCTGCGCGAACGGGTGCGCGCCTATCTCAAGGAACACCCGGAGCGCCGCGAGCAGATGCTGGAGAACATGCGCCGCTGGCGGCAGATGTCCCAGGAGCAGCGACAGGAGGCACGCGAGCGGCTGCGCGAAAGGCGGCGCAACAAGTGA
- the glmS gene encoding glutamine--fructose-6-phosphate transaminase (isomerizing) yields the protein MCGIVGYVGDKESAPILVSGLKKLEYRGYDSAGVAVVGGNQLNVVRATGKLRNLENRVVQDLPKGTTGIGHTRWATHGRPSDENAHPHTYKNVAVVHNGIIENHLALKAELRARGHVFASETDSEVFAHLISAEVERGVDLPDAVRAAIKQVKGTYGLVVVCSNDPGRIVCTKDASPMVLGLGEGQNFVASDVPALLEHTRDFVYMEEGDLAVVTAAKVDIFNRDGKLVNRPTRRIDWTPMMAEKGGYKHFMHKEIWEQPRAIADTLRGRMLLTEGDVHFDTWNLSQEQVKSFTKVTILACGTSWHSGVAGKHMIESLARLPVEVELASEFRYRDPIVEKSHLVIAISQSGETADTLGAFKEAKRLGAHTLAVCNVIGSAMTRESDLHILTNAGPEIGVASTKAFTTQLVTLYLLAVKLGRMRGTLSVEGAQEHLTHLTQVPKMIEEVLKCEPQVKRVAREFMNAQDFLFLGRGPMHPVALEGALKLKEISYIHAEGYAGGEMKHGPIALIDEKMPVVVIAPKQPHVAYEKIIGNIEEVRARGGKVIAILDEDDTQADTLADHVIRIPAACALLAPVVATIPLQLLAYHVAEMRGNDVDQPRNLAKSVTVE from the coding sequence ATGTGCGGGATTGTTGGCTACGTCGGTGACAAGGAATCTGCTCCCATCCTGGTGTCGGGTCTGAAGAAGCTCGAGTACCGGGGCTACGACTCCGCGGGCGTCGCGGTGGTGGGCGGCAACCAACTCAACGTGGTGCGCGCCACGGGCAAGCTGCGCAACCTGGAGAACCGCGTGGTGCAGGACCTGCCCAAGGGCACCACCGGCATCGGCCACACGCGCTGGGCCACGCACGGCCGCCCCTCCGACGAGAACGCCCACCCGCACACGTACAAGAACGTGGCGGTGGTGCACAACGGCATCATCGAGAACCACCTGGCGCTGAAGGCGGAGCTGCGCGCGCGCGGCCACGTCTTCGCGTCGGAGACGGACTCGGAAGTGTTCGCGCACCTCATCTCTGCGGAGGTGGAGCGCGGCGTGGACCTGCCGGACGCCGTCCGCGCGGCCATCAAGCAGGTGAAGGGCACCTACGGCCTGGTGGTGGTGTGCTCCAACGACCCGGGCCGCATCGTGTGCACGAAGGACGCGTCGCCCATGGTGCTGGGCCTGGGCGAGGGCCAGAACTTCGTGGCCAGCGACGTGCCGGCGCTGCTCGAGCACACGCGCGACTTCGTCTACATGGAGGAGGGTGACCTGGCCGTCGTCACCGCCGCCAAGGTCGACATCTTCAACCGCGACGGGAAGCTGGTGAACCGCCCCACGCGCCGCATCGACTGGACGCCGATGATGGCGGAGAAGGGCGGCTACAAGCACTTCATGCACAAGGAGATCTGGGAGCAGCCCCGCGCCATCGCGGACACGCTGCGCGGCCGGATGCTCCTCACGGAAGGCGACGTCCACTTCGACACGTGGAACCTGTCCCAGGAGCAGGTGAAGTCCTTCACCAAGGTCACCATCCTGGCCTGCGGCACGTCCTGGCACTCGGGCGTGGCCGGCAAGCACATGATTGAATCGCTGGCGCGGCTGCCGGTGGAGGTGGAGCTGGCCAGCGAGTTCCGCTACCGCGACCCCATCGTGGAGAAGAGCCACCTGGTCATCGCCATCAGCCAGTCGGGTGAGACGGCGGACACGCTGGGGGCCTTCAAGGAGGCCAAGCGGCTGGGCGCCCACACGTTGGCCGTCTGCAACGTCATTGGCAGCGCGATGACGCGCGAGTCGGACCTGCACATCCTCACCAACGCGGGCCCGGAGATTGGCGTCGCGTCCACCAAGGCGTTCACCACCCAGCTCGTCACCCTGTACCTGCTGGCGGTGAAGCTGGGCCGCATGCGCGGCACGCTGTCGGTGGAGGGCGCGCAGGAGCACCTGACGCACCTGACCCAGGTGCCGAAGATGATTGAAGAGGTCCTCAAGTGCGAGCCGCAGGTGAAGCGCGTCGCGCGCGAGTTCATGAACGCGCAGGACTTCCTCTTCCTGGGACGCGGCCCCATGCACCCGGTGGCGCTGGAGGGCGCGCTCAAGCTGAAGGAGATTTCGTACATCCACGCGGAGGGCTACGCGGGCGGTGAGATGAAGCACGGCCCCATCGCGCTCATCGACGAGAAGATGCCCGTCGTGGTCATCGCGCCGAAGCAGCCGCACGTCGCGTACGAGAAGATCATCGGCAACATCGAGGAGGTCCGCGCGCGCGGCGGCAAGGTCATCGCCATCCTCGACGAGGACGACACGCAGGCGGACACCCTGGCTGACCACGTCATCCGCATCCCCGCCGCCTGCGCGCTGCTCGCGCCGGTGGTGGCCACCATCCCGCTCCAGTTGCTCGCGTACCACGTGGCGGAGATGCGCGGGAACGACGTGGACCAGCCGCGCAACCTGGCCAAGAGCGTGACCGTCGAGTAG